A genomic stretch from Arthrobacter sp. KBS0702 includes:
- a CDS encoding rhodanese-like domain-containing protein: MTSSNKTSTTESAPQSIDAATLKAWEDNHDDLMVIDVRSGAEFDSMHIKGSYHVPLPMLSEHTEEFAAKMGTRVVLVCQSGNRAEQARKHLDAVGLGGASVLAGGVPAYAAAGGNVVKGRNTWALERQVRMTAGSLVLAGVVGSKFLSPKLGLLAGGIGAGLTFSAATNSCAMGQMLSKMPWNRSANEPTAHQALQNLGAKA; this comes from the coding sequence ATGACTTCCTCAAACAAGACCTCTACGACCGAGTCCGCTCCCCAGTCCATTGACGCCGCCACGCTCAAGGCCTGGGAGGACAACCACGATGACCTGATGGTGATCGACGTACGCAGCGGTGCCGAGTTTGATTCCATGCACATCAAGGGCTCCTACCATGTCCCGCTGCCGATGCTGAGCGAGCACACGGAAGAATTCGCCGCCAAGATGGGCACCCGTGTGGTCCTGGTCTGCCAGTCCGGGAACCGGGCCGAGCAGGCCCGCAAGCATCTGGATGCCGTGGGCCTGGGCGGCGCGAGCGTGCTCGCCGGCGGGGTGCCCGCCTACGCCGCGGCCGGCGGCAACGTCGTGAAGGGCCGCAACACCTGGGCGCTGGAGCGCCAGGTCCGGATGACCGCGGGTTCGCTGGTCCTGGCCGGCGTCGTGGGCAGCAAGTTCCTCTCGCCGAAGCTCGGCCTGCTGGCCGGCGGCATCGGCGCGGGCCTGACCTTCTCCGCGGCGACGAACAGCTGCGCCATGGGCCAGATGCTGTCCAAGATGCCGTGGAACCGTTCCGCGAACGAGCCCACCGCGCACCAGGCCCTGCAGAACCTGGGCGCCAAGGCATGA